In the Neodiprion virginianus isolate iyNeoVirg1 chromosome 2, iyNeoVirg1.1, whole genome shotgun sequence genome, AGATTGTATACGCCCGGTTTCGTCTCTCTGAGGTGAGATTATAACGTTTAAATCATGGTGACCGGAGTTGGTGCTACGATGCCAACCGGAGGTGTCACGGTGGGCTCTGCGCCACAGACCCAACACGTGCCTCAGGAGGCAGGACAACCTCCTGCTCAGACTGCGACTTCAACCACCAGACGATCCGGGGAAAATCGACGGGTTAGTGTCTCTTCTATATGTTCTCGAGATAATgggaaacaaaaagaaatcttAAGAAATCTAGCGAAACATAAGgaataaattcgataaaatctTCAGCACGTTTCGGAGCTGTTGGATACCTAGTTCGAAAAGAACACCCTAAAATCCCGACAAGGTTCTTGAAACGTTCCTATCGAGTCGTATAACCGGTTGGCTGGTCAAGAAATTGGAAAGATGGCAAGAATGGTCCGATTTTTTGCCTTtcgatgtgaaaaattgtccTCGTTTTTATCAGCgttgtttcttcattttttctttctgatcgaaatttcaatcacTCAAAAGTTGCGAGATCCACTCCGCGTCTTTTCGGAGCGAATTATTCAAGGGTGTTTAGTTGGGTGCGGGTTAACGGAACACATTTggattttcattcttatttcgATTTTACGGAGACACCTGCAGCTTCTGATTTCTAAGAGTCATTGAACCGACGGACACTTGTCGTCTTTGAGGCGAAAATGTCTAGCGCTCGATTCGATTGTAGGCAGGCTGTTAAAGGCGACGCGTCCAAGTGCCTAGAGAAAGTAGAACGTCGCCGTCGGCCGGCTTTAATACCGCGAATAATCCCACCGGCCGGTTTCTTCTTTTCCACTGCTTTCCGGGTTGAAATTTCCTGTGcctattttcgttttattcatttatttatttttttattcttgtaaGCACGCTTTAAATTCGTGACCCTGAAATTAACCGACGATGatgttttttttgaattacaGAGCAATAAACCGATAATGGAAAAACGTCGTCGGGCTCGGATTAACAACTGCCTGAATGATCTGAAGACCCTGATACTCGACGCGATGAAAAAAGACGTAAGTATCTATAATTTTCTAATAGCTCAGCAGGTGAAACGGGCGTGAGGATTAGTCCTGTTCTCATTCGGTTTCTTCCGTATCCTTTCCTCTGCAGCGACAAGACTGCATTCGACTAACCACCGTGTTTCTCCAATTTCTGATTACAGCCAGCGAGACACTCGAAGCTGGAAAAAGCTGACATCCTCGAGATGACGGTAAAGCACCTGGAGACGTTGCAGCGTCAGCAAGTAGCTCTTGCGGCGGCGACAGACCCGAACGTGCTGAACAAGTTCCGTGCCGGATTCACAGAATGCGCAGGAGAAGTCGGCCGGTTCCCAGGCCTCGAGGCGTCGGTGAAGCGACGTCTGATGGCGCACTTGGCCTCGTGCCTGGGCCCCGTCGactcgacgacgacgtcgaaCGGCCAGAGCGGACAGCAGCCGGTGCAGCCGGCGGCGCCGGCGACCCAACTCCAGGTCCACATCCTGCCGCAGGTCGACGCAACACCCAGGATCCAGGTCCAGCAGTCGAACGGCATCTTCTTCACGAACGCCAACGGGACGGGACTCCAGTTGGTACCGACGCGCCTTCCCAACGGCGACATCGCCCTCGTTCTGCCCGCTGGCGCCAAGGCGACACCCGTCGCGTCACCGTCGGCATCGCCGGCCCCCGCGTCGCCTTTACCCACCCTGATACCGATCCCCCAGAGGACGGCCTCAACCGCGTCGGcatcctcgtcctcttccTCGACGAGCTCTACCTCCACCTCGGCCGGCAGTCCCGTTGCCTTTGAAGCGCCCCCGCCCACATTCAGGGAGCAGAATTCACCCTTCACCACCACCGCAAGCCACAGAGACGTCGCCACTTCACCGGCGAACGGATACACCAGCGACCCTGAGTTCGATCCCCGGGTCTACAGTGCGCCACTGCAGAAACCTCTCGCTCTCGTTATGAGGAAGAGCGTCGTTCCTGAGGTCGAGGACAAACCCTGGAGACCTTGGTAAGGAGGAGATTTATGGAGGATTTACCTTAACGCGCCTGTGCGAATCGAGAGATGAGAGAATATCGATGACTTGGGCTTCCCCGACAAAGACTAATTGAtcttcgtttttattttgactTTGATTggttgttattttatttttttttttttttgtatgattttcattcattttcttatttccaaCGAGAATGATGTAACGACTTAGAGCTTAGGGATGTAGAGAGTGAGTGTCTCCGCGATGTCGGccagtataataattaaccTGTTGGGCAGTGCCTTGAACAGTGCCTTTGTTGTAGATCGTGTATCTAGAGTTGTTTTGTATATATAGAGATATTTGCCACTTGTGGACTTTAACCGAGACTAATTGACGATGGATAAGAGtaagaagaaatgaaaatataaatgtgtaatggtttggttttttttctactaacGGTTCGGAAACctatttgattgaaatttagttgAACCTTGACGATCCGACAGATTAGAAATGTAAATATAGTAAACCGTAAAGTGTAGGTATAACGTACGTTATTGTACCCCCGTCACCCTCTACGATTATTAAACTATATAAGTGCCTTACGCAACAAGAATCACTCAAGTCTtccattaataataattaatacctTATATGTTTCTTGTGTACGTAAATCGCgctgcagagaaaaaaaacgtttaaacagaataaaaataaaatgtgtaataacgTTGTGTAAATTATAATGGATGTATAagaattttgtaattaatttgttaTGATTATCTGATTAGACGGTTTAGTGATGTAAGAAATTGCGAGATACGACGAGAAAAAGTTGACGAAAGAATATGTAGAGGAGAGGAGATATAGGTAgataagaaagagaaagagagacagagagagagaaagagaggacGTATGTAAgaatgttttatttatatttatgagTGTAAAAGATTGAGTTTATTATTCCTGTCTATTATGACGATAGAAAAGCACGCTTATTACAACAAGAGTGTCAAATAAATTGATCTCTTTATTAAAACCTTTAATTTGACTCGTCAGTTCAACCCCATCCGCCGCACACCTCCTTTCCCTTTGTACTTTATACTCCGACTCTGACGTCTTCATATCGTTTCACGAAGCCGATTCAGGCTCTTCTacttgaaaattctaaaaaaaaaaaaaaaaccatgacGTTTCTGTAGTATTAGAATTCATCAAACTAtccgaaaaatatatttacaaaaaatgatcGGTCTGCAAAGTGCCATTAAAAATTGCTCGCTTCTTGAACAAGAAATCAGCTTCCTTCGGCCCGGCTCGCCGCTCGCATCTCACACACGTTGCACGTCTGGAGAGCGACTAACCGCGAGTTAAGTCAAGGACCCATCTTCTCCCACTCCTCGGCGTCCGGCTCTCGGTGAGCACGGTGCGTGCCTTTCGAGCATCTAAAAAAGTCCAGCGTGCGTCCTGCCGCCGAAACCCTTTGCAAGGACTTGCTGCCGCCTGGCGGGATGACGCGAAACCCTTCAGAGCCCGGATGTCTCGCCGAGGGTCCTGGCATTCTTTTTCGTCGACGATCGCTCGGGCGAAAGGGTGTGTATGGCCTACGGGAAACAGGGGAGACAAAAGTTACTTTGACCAGTATATCACAACAGGGAGTAACGAATTTCTTTTTGAGTTTTCCAAGCCGAGATATCGGGACGAACTCAATTATCCTGTTTTCGACAGCTGCCAATTTATCGAAATAGAATCATCGGCTCAAAAACACAGGGCAAACGAAGGAGAAAACATTTAGAATcgagatgatatttttttataattcgcATACTGTTTTTGCAGGTAACATTTTAACGGCAAGTAAGAGAgaacaaattaagaaaaaataccAAGGGGTTGTATAATTTCGCGTGCCCCACGATGGAGCGAGAAAAACGggaaagagagatagaaaaaCTAAGGAGAGAATTGTGATTTTCGGTAAAtttgttgcaattttttgtcacGCGAAGAAAAGTGAAAGTTGAAGTTAGAACTAAGGAgaaatataattgtaaatactCAACTAACTTTAGAAAAAAACGAGCTCAAAAGGTACTGATCTgtaccaattttttgttttttaggcAATTGCCGAAACTTATAAACTAAACTTTGCTAACTAGAATTTCGGTTCAGTGCCAATTATAAGGCTGCAACAATCCAAACCAGCAAGGAACTTTTCGGTCaccttaaaaaatttgttgcgatttcgaaaattttccatcacAACTTTTCCGACTgtttttgaataatcgttTTAGTTTATCCGCAGACTGGTATGCAGGCGCATTGTCAACTGTCCGCTCCTCTTTTTTCGGAGAATGGGAAGTGCGTGTGTTCGTCGTTTATTTACGTATCCCATAGAACCGTGAGCCATTGGGCCACCTCCGGCTGAACTTGGCTGCGTCGAAAGAAGCAGCGCAAGAATTCGCAAAACCagactgttaaaaatttctgaattgAAATTCCTACACTGTATTGTAAGTTTTATTCGGATACGAAACAGAGAAATTTACCATACATTTACCGTTTACACAGTTTACAcaatttagaaaattgaaaatcaaaaattttcactataAATTTAAGATAAATACACAGTAATTTAAATCGCTGCaccgaatttgtaaatttgttaGCCGATTTCGTAGATCGACGACTCTTTTGTACAGTAAACGTATAGTAAAAtcagaatcatttttaacattatACTTACGCTCGATGTTTCcccgtttttcaaaattatgagaTTCGAGGGATCAGCCAAGGCATCGCGACCAATTCGGTCCAACCGAAAAATCCGTAGATACACTATCACCGCGATAAGCGTGGCGCGTGCGAACTTTATACACGTGTAGATCGATAAGAAATCGTATGCGGAATACGAAAGTCGATCTAGCTCTCGTAATTCCGCGGTGTTCAAGCATGGCTTTTTCCATTTGGAGTACGGCAAGTCGCTCGTTTCGATCGCGTTCCACATTTGATACTCGCCTTTGATTTCCGAAGCGGATGGACACGAATCCGCCCCACGGCCTTGTTCTTGGCTAACTCATTACAAGTACTCTGGAATTGAGACGTATCCGTTAATCCGTACAACAAACCACCTCCGACTCTCCGACGACGTTTATCATATTATCCGCACACCCACACGCGAGCAAGTGCATAAATGTCTCCACTCCTGCTTGCTCTCTAATGCCTCCGACACGTGGACGTGAatatattgtttatttgcTCTCGGCGTAATATCTTCACGGACAAAGTCTTTGCCGGCGTTACGGGTAGGTATCTATAATGATACTTACAGATACTCGCTCTACGCCGTGCACACATCACACCTACGGGAGTCCGGCATTAATTTGCGTCGGTATAATTCCGCCTTCGGCACGTATGTGTGTGTTTTATATTCGTGTATACCATATTTGTACCCACCTACTTGCATTTTCTCAAGCACGATTATCGGATTATAGGTGAAAATATCGGTCGAGCGATAACGATGATCTGGACGACGTGTGGGTGCCGgcgagtataataataatcggtTTTATATCTCTTTGTCTAATCGTAAGATGtcgattttttcatctcttttggGTACCATCATGGCGATAAAAATCATCGCCCACCGACAAATTACATTCAAACGCGAGCGGATATATCACGCTGTCTTCGCGGGGACTCTCGCAGATTTCTTGTCTAACTTCAACGATTTGTTTGCACGACAATAATGATCGATATGTAACGATAGATGTAGAAGGTTTTTCCGCGCTTGTTCGAGGagttgtgaaatatttacaagtacgttgacatttttttttccgtattttTACAATCATCATGCGATTTCGTGTAACTttacttattttattgtaattgtGGATAAGCAGTAGAGCAAACATCGACACCAAAATTCTCTCCGTGTATTTAACCGGCGTccgttattttttaaacttctaCACAATAAAAATCTTAACGTAGAGAGAATGAGTATAGTATTTAGCAGATCGAtcggaaaaataattctcaaattccaaaatttcgCACTTTTTTACTCTCGATCTCGAGGCAAGATAAAACATGCGCAAAGAAAGCAATAATTTGTCAAGTCTATGAATATTACGGACGTCGTAATTCGGTACGTTTGAATGcctgtaataaaaattccgaaaacgaCAATTatagaatgaaaatagtaaaaaacgaaaatcatcGTGTCAGCCAATTAAGAGAATCGCAATTTTCTAGTCAAGAACGATAAAGTATCCCGAGAACgtatacaaaaatatgtaaaattacACCGAGTCGGATCTTCGGCGGGAGTGTCATACCTATTACCAGTCTCTTCAGCCGTATCTACAAAATTAATCTCGAATTCTGAAACTCGACTATAGACGAGCCGCCGCGAGGCACAAACCGCTTACAATTAGTGAGGCCGGGATCCGTGTGCGGCACGTGCGGATAGTCACGCGCGTTTAGAAAAGGCGTTCAATTAGCATGGAGAACGGGAGTGCGTGCCGGATTCTAGACGTCACCAGGCGGTCTCTCAGGTGCCGGCTAATTCCCACCGCGATAACGGGCCTCGGTTATACtgatcatttatttttcaccttttccTCGCTCCCTGCTCGAGCTTTTCGATACGCTCGCAAACGCGATCTCGGATATCTCCGGGGCGTTGCGTAAAACCTGGGAAAATATCCCCCGCAGCTGACGGTCGCGACGTTTGTCCTCCAGCTTCAACGCGGTGGTACGGAACGGGAGTGGATAAATTCAACTGAGAACAGTGCCATTTATTGGCGGTACAAGACGTTTgctgcatatttttttgccgaaattattttacactaATCGATGAACGGTTTTTCATCATAAATGTCGGCTCGATGGTATAGAATTATAATCTGGAATTCATACGGTAGAGATACGTTCGATTAAAATGTTCTCGAACGCAGAAACTTTTACTATCCGATATTCGACAATTTAAACCAATTGCACGTGGAAATTGTTCTATAATTTAATGGGTATTATTCTACTTGGACGAAACGAGCGCCGATTTTACAATAGAACAGAAATTACAAGCAACAGACAGAAATGTAAAATGAACACGCGGTAAGAGAATTGCGACATCGAATCTTCGAAAATGCGAATTTTAGTATAGTAATAatctagaatttttttattttatcacagtTTTCCATATCTTGATCTGACTATTCTACATTTGGCTTTCAAAGCGTGCAATGTCGAAATATATCGAGAAATATAGAAAGGCCAAAACGTAAAAACCACATTTTGACTTTTCTATTCCTcaactttttacattttaaaattctacGACTTATTACAAATTACTGTAcatctttaaaaattcgatattctaAACGTTCCGTTCTTTCCACCCGACAGAAAAACTATAACAGCCGTTTTTGATTCCACATAGAAATCAGTGCGTCGGAACGTACGCTATAAAGTATATcacctgtaaaaaaaaagtaccggTTCGTCGCTGATCGTATGCGGCTCGGAGATCGTATGTACAAGACCCGCGCAAAACCTGCGAAAATATGCGCATATTATCAAGACTTTCAGCCTCCCTGGGGCGGTGTAATTTGTTTCGGACGCATACGCCTTTCCAGAGTGAAAAACATTCTAAATGACAAGTGAGACGAGATCTCCTGAGCAGCGATGGCATGTGTCGCAATTTGCAACCGTGCGCTTCAACCTGGGAAAAGAGCCGCGAAATCTATTCCAATCGACCTCAGGAGTTGGCCATAAATTTCAGCCGCTACCTACAACTGCGCACCGTTGATAATTAATCCAAGGTTCTCCGAGTTGCGCTTGATCCGCAATTGCGCAATAATTCATCTCCGCGATTCGCAATCGGCCGAGGACGCGAGACGATCAGAAAATATCCGCTGCTGCTCTCGAAGGAGTCGCGATCGGCGTTTTAAACTGGTCGCAACCTCCGCAGCAAGTGACAATGAAAGATGTTTTCTAAATGGCAACCTCTGTTCGTAATAACGTCCGCGATTGAATTAAAAGGTGTCTTCTTTGATGAGAAAGCCCGGGGCGGGCGCCGCGTTATTCGTGCGCAGatcgagataaaaaatatacatatgtgatTCCGACTTTAAGacgccgacgacgacgacgacgacgactcgACGAAGCTGCCGGAGCCCTTCGGGCTATGAGCAACGTCCTCCTTCCTTCGCAATCTGCGTTTGTCCTCCTCGAGTTTCTATTAAATTATACACGCAATTAATTCCCTCGCCGTAACGTTAACAGCCGCAGGTGTACAATATATGCCATCAAACAGGATACCCTCTCAATTTATCGGCGTGATATTCGCGCCGTTGGTTCGCGTATATattgcgtatatatatatacgcaaaGATGTGTATACAGAAACTAATCTCTATCGTGTTTACATTACGTCCTTACGTGTGAACAGCGACAGGTAATAACTGATTCTTGTTCAGTTTGCCTCAGTTCGTCGATCTTGCCGGATATTTGAGGGAAGGAAGACGCGATAAGACCTTGGTGAATACGGTATAAAGTTAATATCCTGTTCCCCATACGCGTATCATTACACGTAAGTATACAAGAAAGCTGAGTAACAAATAATAACTTATCAATTTTAACCGGAAAACAAAGCGAGGaggatttataaaaataaactatcCCGCATGGATTATCATGAAGAGGATAAAATGTTGGCTTCGAACAAAGACTATCGCGGCGTAATATATCCTGCAGTTCTTGCTACTtagaataaattgtttcacgTGTGACGTGTTTGATACGATTGTGGTCCGAGG is a window encoding:
- the LOC124297614 gene encoding protein hairy-like, producing the protein MVTGVGATMPTGGVTVGSAPQTQHVPQEAGQPPAQTATSTTRRSGENRRSNKPIMEKRRRARINNCLNDLKTLILDAMKKDPARHSKLEKADILEMTVKHLETLQRQQVALAAATDPNVLNKFRAGFTECAGEVGRFPGLEASVKRRLMAHLASCLGPVDSTTTSNGQSGQQPVQPAAPATQLQVHILPQVDATPRIQVQQSNGIFFTNANGTGLQLVPTRLPNGDIALVLPAGAKATPVASPSASPAPASPLPTLIPIPQRTASTASASSSSSSTSSTSTSAGSPVAFEAPPPTFREQNSPFTTTASHRDVATSPANGYTSDPEFDPRVYSAPLQKPLALVMRKSVVPEVEDKPWRPW